In Microcoleus sp. AS-A8, a single window of DNA contains:
- a CDS encoding transposase — protein sequence MKPYSIDFREKVVKAYEQGNTSIRKLAARFDVSKAFVQRMLKQKKIEGHVKPGKQGGSIKSELQGQETQLSLMVEKYPDATLSEYCEYWGETHNQWVSTSTMCRALQREQLTRKKRRYVALKGRQKEYKS from the coding sequence ATGAAACCTTACTCCATCGACTTTAGAGAAAAAGTAGTCAAAGCCTACGAGCAAGGAAACACCTCGATTAGAAAACTAGCAGCCCGGTTTGATGTCAGCAAAGCTTTTGTGCAGAGAATGCTCAAACAAAAGAAAATAGAAGGTCATGTAAAACCAGGAAAACAGGGCGGAAGCATCAAGAGTGAGTTACAAGGACAGGAAACTCAACTAAGTTTGATGGTGGAAAAATACCCAGACGCCACTTTGTCAGAATATTGTGAGTACTGGGGAGAAACCCACAATCAATGGGTCAGCACCAGTACTATGTGCCGTGCCTTGCAAAGAGAGCAACTGACACGAAAAAAAAGACGTTACGTAGCACTCAAGGGGCGACAGAAAGAGTACAAAAGCTAA
- a CDS encoding pentapeptide repeat-containing protein, producing the protein MANLEHIDILYEGADAWNNWRKESPQIKPDISKCDLYKVSRYWMFAHISITSKELNFSETDMREVRFKGMNEFIFDFTHSNLSNVDLSQRKLRWANLNNADLSYAQLRGTNLFRAKLIDAKLTNTNLTHANLIEAELNNAELHYANLNKAKLCRAKLIKSNLYKANLSGAKLGNSDMRNADLRGADLSNTNLYSVNIQKAYFDEETIFPQDFNPLNAGMIYLSVDYENSNLIEKLLINKKEKKYINPPPRPGQVEFRENVRKAYDNKCAISGCGIEEVLQQIAGN; encoded by the coding sequence ATGGCGAATCTGGAACATATTGATATCCTTTATGAGGGAGCGGATGCCTGGAATAATTGGAGGAAAGAAAGTCCTCAAATAAAGCCTGATATTAGTAAATGTGATTTATATAAAGTTTCTAGATACTGGATGTTTGCACATATTTCTATAACATCTAAAGAATTAAATTTTAGCGAGACAGATATGAGGGAAGTAAGGTTCAAAGGCATGAATGAATTCATCTTTGATTTCACTCATTCTAACCTAAGTAATGTTGATTTAAGCCAGAGAAAATTGAGATGGGCAAATCTGAACAATGCAGATTTAAGTTATGCACAACTAAGAGGTACAAATTTATTTAGAGCAAAATTAATTGATGCAAAACTAACTAATACCAATCTAACCCATGCCAATTTAATTGAGGCTGAACTAAACAATGCTGAGCTACATTATGCAAACTTGAATAAAGCTAAATTGTGCAGAGCTAAACTAATTAAGTCCAATCTGTATAAGGCAAATCTGTCTGGCGCTAAATTGGGTAATTCTGATATGAGGAATGCAGATTTGCGGGGAGCAGATCTCAGTAATACTAACTTATATAGTGTTAATATACAAAAAGCTTACTTTGATGAAGAAACCATTTTCCCTCAAGATTTTAATCCCCTCAATGCAGGAATGATATATTTAAGTGTAGATTATGAAAATTCTAACTTGATAGAAAAATTATTAATTAATAAGAAAGAAAAAAAATATATTAATCCTCCACCCCGACCAGGTCAAGTTGAATTTAGAGAGAATGTGCGTAAAGCCTATGATAACAAGTGCGCTATTTCAGGATGTGGCATAGAAGAGGTTTTACAGCAGATTGCAGGTAACTAG